The genomic DNA CAGCGCGATGATTTGCGCTTGTGTGGTGACATCCAGTGCCGAGACAGGTTCATCACAAATCAATAATTGCGGTTTGTTGATTAAAGCGCGTGCGATACCGATGCGCTGCAACTGCCCACCAGAAAAACTGTGCGGATAACGCTGCAAATCTTCTGCGTGCAGTCCGATGCGCTCCATCCACCATTGCGCTGTTTGGCGTTGTTCATCAGCAGTGCCGATTTGGTTCAAACGCAAGGGCTCCAACAAAATATCGGCGATGGTTAAACGCGGATTGATGGAGGAAAGCGGATCCTGAAAAATCATCTGAATCTGCTGCGCCTGCTGCTGAAATTCTTTGGCGCTGCGCCGTGAAGCCAATGTTTGATCGTTCAGAAAAATAGTGCCGTTGTCGTAGTGATGCAGCCCTGCTATGCATTGCGCCAGTGTCGATTTGCCAGAACCGGATTCACCAGCCAGACCAAAAATTTCGCCGCAAGAAATGTGCAGATTGATATCTTGCAACACAGCGGCTTTGCCGAAGTGTTTGTGGATGTTTTCTACGCGCAGCAGATGATCCATAGTGTTTGAGATAAATCGAGTGAGTGCCTAGCGGCTAAGGTAGCACGCATAAGGCATTGCTTGTGTTGATGTAGTGGCAAAAAATCGACATATATTGTTGACGCGTCCTCGCTATCGACATAAGCTTCATTTCTGTCGAAAAAAATGGAAAACATCAACATGACGCAGGATGCTAGCCAGCCAAAATGGCGACCAGACCAGCCGTGGAATGCAATGCCACTGCTGCCTCCGCTTGGCGTAGAGCTGGAAACAAAAGCGGTTCTAAAACAGTGTATTACGGCACGCGCAGCTCTAGCTGAACTCAAGCAGGCTGCGGAGCTTATTCCTAATCAAGCAATGCTGATCAATATCATCCCCTTATTAGAAGCAAGGGATAGTTCAGAAATAGAAAATATCGTCACGACGACAGACAGGTTGTTTCAATACGCTGATAGTGAGAGCGGGCAAGTGGACGCTGCCACCAAGGAAGCGTTGCGCTATCGGGCGGCATTGGCAGAGGGGTTTAAGTCTTTAGAGCGCAGGCCTCTTTGTACAGCAACAGCGGTGGAAATCTGTAGCCGTATAAAAGATGTCGATATGGATATCCGCAGTGTGTCTGGCATTGCATTGAAAAACCAAATGACAGGCGAGGTGATTTATACGCCACCTGCTGGAGAAAAAGTCGTTCGTGATTTGTTGGTGAATTGGGAGAAGTTTTTGCATGACGATGCGCAGGCATTGGATCCATTAGTGCGCATGGCTGTTGGGCATTATCAATTTGAAGCGATCCATCCATTTTTAGATGGCAACGGGCGTACGGGTCGCATATTGAATAGCTTGTACTTGATCGAACAGGGTTTATTAAGTTTGCCCATTCTTTATCTGAGCCACTACATTATTACGCACAAGGCCGATTACTACCGTTTGTTGTTGGCTGTGACGCGAGAGCAGGCGTGGGAGGCGTGGCTTTTGTATATGCTGCAGGGCGTACAAGAAACGGCGCAATGGACAACGGCTAAAATTGCTGCCATCCGTTTGTTGGAACAAGAAACAGTGCGCCAAGTGCAGCAAAAGCTGCCAAAAATTTACAGCAGAGAACTGGTGGAGATTATTTTTACTCAGCCGTACTGCCGTATAGGTAATTTGGTGGATGCGGGTATTGCGCACCGTCAGTCAGCCTCAAAATACTTGAAAGCTTTGGCGAGTATTGGTGTGTTGCAAGAGAGGCAAATAGGTAAAGAAAAAATTTTTATTCATCCGCGATTGATTGATATTTTTTGTATAAAAAAAATGCGTTAAAACTTCTGATAATTATTTTCAAAATAAAAAATTAGGATTTATAATCATGAACACAGAACACAGAACACAGAACACAGAATCGCTAATTGATATTGGTTTTAGTGCGGATGCACTTGTCGAGCGTAAGGCGGAACTCCTCAAACTCCTAGGCCAAACTGCCCCAGAAGCATTTCCGATAACCGAAAAGCTTCAACCTTGAAAAGCTCAAAGCTCTGCTGGAAGGAGAGATTGCCAATTCAGCGGAGCATTACGAACTGAATTGGGCTGGCAAAAGCGCAACGCCGCGAAATTCAAAAAAAATCCAGCACCTTACTGCCCACAGCCCCAATAACCCCGCTTGACCCAGCACATGCTGATTGAAGGTGAGAACCTTGAAGTGCTGCGCGTGCTGCAAAAAAGCTATCATAGCAAAGTAAAAATGATTTATATCGACCCGCCGTACAATACGGGTAACGATAGCTTTGTTTACCCCGATGATTATTCTGAAACGCTATTGGATGAATACCTAAAACGCACAGGCGGAAAAACGAGCATGGCTTTTTAAACAAACAAAGCCTATGGAAAAGAACGCTTGAAAGCGGCCAATACCACAGCGCTTGGTTGTCGATGATGTATCCCACTTGTATTTGCTTTGAAATCTTCTGCGTGATGATGGCTGATTTTATTTCGATTGATGATAACGAGCAGGCCAATTTTAAAGTTGCTGTGTGATGAAGTGTTTGGGGCGGAGAATTTTTTGTTGGACAGATAGCTGTTGTAGGCAATCCCGGGTAGGGATTATGGTGGTGTGGCTAGAATGCATGATTACATCCTTGCCTATTCCAAGTCAGAATCATTGGAGCTTAACCTTATAGAAGACAGTGCTAATGAGTTTAAAACATTTCGATGGGAATTGGCGGGTTTTTGAGTTAAGAGCTAAGAAATAGAAACGTTAAATTCAATAAAGAAAATAGGCTAACTTATATTATCCGTTTTATATAAATCAAAAAGTAGATGAAAATGGCCTGCGAAATATCATTAGACGCTAAAGATAATTGGATTAAGCTGCATCCATTAGAATCACAAGGTATCAATGTTGTTTGGCGTTAGGGCAAGCAAAATCATTAGATAATATAAATGTGAACATTAAAGCTAAGCCAATGAAAAACGGCAGTTTTATGATTGTTAGCACAGAGGAATCTGGGGTTATGGCAGATCTGTATGGTGGGATAAAGAAACAAATACGGAGAAAGGAACACTTGTAACAAAAGAACTTTTGGGAGGAAAGTTCTTTGACTATCCAAAACCTGTAGAAATGATTTCAAGACTTTGTGAGATGGGTTGTGACAATCAAGAGTCACTGGTTATCGACTTCTTCGCTGGCTCTGGCACCACCGCCCACGCCGTTATGGAGCTTAACGCTGAAGACGGTGGCAACCGCCAATCCATTTCCGTGCAAATGCCTGAACTATTAGACGAAAAATCCGAAGCCTATAAAGCAGGTTACCGCACCATTGCTGATATTACCCGCGCTCGTATTGAAAAAGTGATTGCCAAATTAAAAGCTGAAAAGCCTGAGCAAACCCAAGACTTAGCCTGCGCCCATTTCAAACTGGCACCGAGCAATTTTAAAGTCTGGCGCAGTGATGTGGCTGACATTGACGCTGTGCGTGAACAGTTGGAAATATTTCAGCAGGCAGAAAAATCCACGACTGCGCAATCTGATATTCAACAAGCCATGCTCACCGAATTGTTACTGAAAAACGGCTTAGGCGCATTGGGCGTGCACGCGGTGAGCAAGCCTAAAACACTGGCTTGCGGCATGACCATTCACCGCGTATTGAAGGAGGATAACAAGCACCTTTGGCTGTGTTTCGAACCGTATCAAGCCGCACTTAAAGACGAAATAGTCAAAGCCAAGCCTGCGCAAGTGATTCTGCTTAATTCCTGTTTTACAGGCAATAAGGCGGACGAAGCCATTAGCAACTTACAGCTAGAACTTGACCACTTAAACATTAATTTATTAGTGATTTAAGGAGCTAATCATGGCGCAAGAAATGAAGCTGCAATTTGAACAACAGGACTACCAAACCGCCGCCGTGAATGCAGTGGTGCAGGTGTTTGACGGTCAGCCATTAGCTAAGAGTGATTTTTCCTTAACCCAATCGGCTTCAAGTGTGGAGTACGCAGCCGATGGCAGTATTGGCAATGCCTTATTACTCAACGATGAGCAGCTACTGGCTAATGTGAACAAGGTGCAGCAAGCCAATGGCATAACAGCATCAAACGAACTGCTTGCTTCAAAAGCGGATAAAGGCAACGAAGTGTTTTGCCCCTATAACTTCAGTATCGAAATGGAAACGGGCACGGGTAAAACCTACACCTTTATTAAAACCATGTATGAGCTGCATAAGCAGTACGGCTTTAAAAAATTTGTGGTGGTGGTGCCCAGCGTGGCGATTCGTGAAGGCACCATGAAAAACTTAGCCGTGACCCAAAGCCACTTTGCCAGTTTGTATGCCAATACGCCTTTTACCACGCTGTTATACGACAGTAGCCGTCTAAATGAGCTGAAACATTTTGCCCAAAGTGATGCGCTTTCGGTGTTGGTAATTAATATCGACAGCTTTACCAAAGACAACAATAAAATTAATCAAAAGGGTGAGCGCGCCTTTGCGCCGATTGAATACATTAAAGCGGTCAACCCCATTGTGATTGTGGATGAACCGCAAAACTTTGAAACCGATATTCGCCGTAAAGCTCTGGCCGAATTAAATCCGCTGTGCACTTTGCGTTATTCCGCCACTCATAAAAACCCCTATAACCTGCTGTATTCCTTAAACCCTGTGCAGGCTTACGATTTAGGTTTGGTAAAACAAATTGAGGTGGACGGCGTAGAGGCCGATGCCAGCCATAACGAAGCCTTTATTGAGCTGCTTAGCATTGAGCAAAAAGCTAAAGGCATGAGCGCCAAAGTACGCATGGATGTGAATGAAAAAGCCGGTGTAAAACGCAAAGAGCTAACCATTAACTTGGGTGATGATTTATATAAGAAATCCAATGAACGTGATGTTTACCAGCAAGGTTATGTGCTTAATGAATTTTTAAGCGACAGTGAAATTGAGTTTTCGGGTGGCCGAATATTGTGCGTGGGTGAAAGCCAAGGTGGCCTAAAGAAAGACGTGATGCGCTTTCAAATTGAGCGCACGGTGGCAGCGCACTTTGCCAAACTGAAAAAGATGCAGCCCTTGGGCATTAAGGTGTTGAGCTTATTTTTTATCGACAAAGTGGCGAATTATCGCAGCTATGATGAGAGCGGCAATGAGCAAGCAGGCAAATTTGCGTTGTGGTTTGAGGAAGCCTTTGTCAAATATTCCAAACGTAATCCAGAGCTAATTCCTTATGCGGCAAACGCAGTACATAACGGTTATTTTTCGGGGGATAAAAAAGGTAAAGGTGCGGCGGCAAAAACCGTATGGGTGGATAGTTCGGGTGAAACGAAAAAAGACGACGACACCTATTCGCTGATTATGAAAGACAAAGAGCGTTTATTAAGCTTGAGCGAGCCACTGCAATTTATCTTTAGCCATTCGGCGCTGCGTGAAGGCTGGGACAATCCCAATGTGTTTCAGATTTGCACGCTGAATGAAACGCAAAGCGCGATGAAAAAACGCCAAGAAATAGGTCGTGGCCTGCGCTTGCCGGTAAACCAACAGGGCGAGCGAGTGCAAGACAAGCACATCAACGTGCTAACGGTAATTCCTAACGAAAGCTACGAAGCCTTTGCTAAAGCATTGCAACAAGAAATTGAAGATGAAACCGGCGTGAAATTTGAAAAACGCATTAAAAATGCGCGAGCTAAAGCGCGGGTCAGCAAGCGAGTTTTAAACAGCGAAGAACAAGCTTTGTTTGCCGCCATTTGGCAGAAAATCAATTACCAAACCCGCTATAGCGTGAAACTAAATACCAATGAATTGGTGGATAAGTGCGCAGAGCTGCTGGCCGATTATGCCCAGTTCCCAAAAGTACAAGCGCCCAAAATTCGCGCTGCCAAAGCCAAAATTTTGATGAATAACGAA from Pseudomonadales bacterium includes the following:
- a CDS encoding Fic family protein, which produces MENINMTQDASQPKWRPDQPWNAMPLLPPLGVELETKAVLKQCITARAALAELKQAAELIPNQAMLINIIPLLEARDSSEIENIVTTTDRLFQYADSESGQVDAATKEALRYRAALAEGFKSLERRPLCTATAVEICSRIKDVDMDIRSVSGIALKNQMTGEVIYTPPAGEKVVRDLLVNWEKFLHDDAQALDPLVRMAVGHYQFEAIHPFLDGNGRTGRILNSLYLIEQGLLSLPILYLSHYIITHKADYYRLLLAVTREQAWEAWLLYMLQGVQETAQWTTAKIAAIRLLEQETVRQVQQKLPKIYSRELVEIIFTQPYCRIGNLVDAGIAHRQSASKYLKALASIGVLQERQIGKEKIFIHPRLIDIFCIKKMR
- a CDS encoding ABC transporter ATP-binding protein — translated: MDHLLRVENIHKHFGKAAVLQDINLHISCGEIFGLAGESGSGKSTLAQCIAGLHHYDNGTIFLNDQTLASRRSAKEFQQQAQQIQMIFQDPLSSINPRLTIADILLEPLRLNQIGTADEQRQTAQWWMERIGLHAEDLQRYPHSFSGGQLQRIGIARALINKPQLLICDEPVSALDVTTQAQIIALLIELRRELGLTLLFISHDLAMMRKLCDRIAVMQHGKIVEQGDTSAVLNHPQHPYTQKLVKSSPPAITYVSALDSTPNCN
- a CDS encoding DEAD/DEAH box helicase family protein; this translates as MAQEMKLQFEQQDYQTAAVNAVVQVFDGQPLAKSDFSLTQSASSVEYAADGSIGNALLLNDEQLLANVNKVQQANGITASNELLASKADKGNEVFCPYNFSIEMETGTGKTYTFIKTMYELHKQYGFKKFVVVVPSVAIREGTMKNLAVTQSHFASLYANTPFTTLLYDSSRLNELKHFAQSDALSVLVINIDSFTKDNNKINQKGERAFAPIEYIKAVNPIVIVDEPQNFETDIRRKALAELNPLCTLRYSATHKNPYNLLYSLNPVQAYDLGLVKQIEVDGVEADASHNEAFIELLSIEQKAKGMSAKVRMDVNEKAGVKRKELTINLGDDLYKKSNERDVYQQGYVLNEFLSDSEIEFSGGRILCVGESQGGLKKDVMRFQIERTVAAHFAKLKKMQPLGIKVLSLFFIDKVANYRSYDESGNEQAGKFALWFEEAFVKYSKRNPELIPYAANAVHNGYFSGDKKGKGAAAKTVWVDSSGETKKDDDTYSLIMKDKERLLSLSEPLQFIFSHSALREGWDNPNVFQICTLNETQSAMKKRQEIGRGLRLPVNQQGERVQDKHINVLTVIPNESYEAFAKALQQEIEDETGVKFEKRIKNARAKARVSKRVLNSEEQALFAAIWQKINYQTRYSVKLNTNELVDKCAELLADYAQFPKVQAPKIRAAKAKILMNNEGVQTVQSGIGDVQAASYNAHNNVPDAYGYLQNRVHLTRSTTLVYYFWIKVAAWMSC
- a CDS encoding DNA methyltransferase codes for the protein MWGYGRSVWWDKETNTEKGTLVTKELLGGKFFDYPKPVEMISRLCEMGCDNQESLVIDFFAGSGTTAHAVMELNAEDGGNRQSISVQMPELLDEKSEAYKAGYRTIADITRARIEKVIAKLKAEKPEQTQDLACAHFKLAPSNFKVWRSDVADIDAVREQLEIFQQAEKSTTAQSDIQQAMLTELLLKNGLGALGVHAVSKPKTLACGMTIHRVLKEDNKHLWLCFEPYQAALKDEIVKAKPAQVILLNSCFTGNKADEAISNLQLELDHLNINLLVI